One Triticum dicoccoides isolate Atlit2015 ecotype Zavitan chromosome 4B, WEW_v2.0, whole genome shotgun sequence genomic window carries:
- the LOC119291383 gene encoding uncharacterized protein LOC119291383 isoform X1 gives MDLPEEMLADILRRVPARHLAACRRVCAYWRATIDARRLLLPHLLPGAPRGVFINMAEGLRDTYFFARGGPTGGVDTRLVDAPTRWCTAFVDHRNGLLLCEASEGTRFVYNPATRRSAVLPPAPRAEPWSVASAAYLVFDPFVSLHHEVLLLPELPGEPQPPEPTDPPPPPPFNVARLFFADAESSGPPQIDTDDETDYEEDWLSSDSASEDEPRKRARPRQREHVEAKDTLGLMEWPPSPYVVQVFSSETGRWGERAFVREGRAPGTVADMWSDPLSPSHGMAFYLPDCGPRRRCAVYWRQSLYVHCRGGFIMRLSLLTGKYVVIKTPGVTNVAERPWAMPRLSKSRKGVYCTIIDMLKLQVWVLTEESPMAMPVWEMAHHADLEPSIRQLMRQNLQNSEKSWTLDDPRRPKSWTEQRCREWDSDNDDDDGADVIGEEEGGYIGWLDFLGYHPLKEIVLLGHQYERCAYAYYLSTSKLEYLGDLCPVPWDEHYPACVQESYVYTPCRIDMLSDENGVSVDLSKWVS, from the exons ATGGATCTCCCCGAAGAGATGCTTGCCGACATCCTGCGCCGCGTCCCGGCGCGCCACCTCGCCGCGTGCAGGCGCGTCTGTGCGTACTGGCGCGCCACCATCGACGCCCGCAGGCTGCTCCTTCCGCACCTCCTGCCGGGCGCGCCGCGCGGCGTCTTCATCAACATGGCCGAGGGCTTGCGCGACACCTACTTCTTCGCGCGCGGGGGGCCCACCGGCGGCGTGGACACCCGTCTCGTCGATGCGCCTACCAGGTGGTGCACAGCCTTCGTGGACCACCGCAACGGGCTCCTCCTGTGCGAGGCCAGCGAGGGCACGCGCTTCGTCTACAACCCGGCCACGCGGAGGTCGGCGGTCCTGCCGCCCGCGCCGCGCGCGGAGCCCTGGAGCGTCGCTTCGGCCGCGTACCTCGTGTTCGATCCCTTCGTGTCTCTCCACCACGAGGTTCTCCTGCTCCCCGAGCTGCCCGGCGAGCCCCAGCCCCCCGAACCCAccgacccgccgccgccaccgccgttcaACGTTGCGCGGCTCTTCTTCGCGGACGCCGAGTCGTCGGGGCCGCCTCAGATCGACACCGACGACGAAACGGACTACGAGGAGGACTGGTTGTCCTCGGACTCGGCGTCGGAGGATGAACCGCGGAAGCGTGCCAGGCCCCGTCAGCGCGAGCACGTCGAGGCGAAGGACACGTTGGGGCTTATGGAATGGCCGCCGTCGCCGTACGTGGTGCAGGTGTTCTCGTCCGAGACCGGCCGGTGGGGCGAGAGGGCGTTCGTCCGGGAAGGCAGAGCTCCAGGGACAGTGGCCGACATGTGGTCGGATCCACTGTCACCCAGCCACGGAATGGCATTTTATCTACCTGACTGCGGGCCGCGCCGCCGCTGCGCCGTCTACTGGCGGCAATCGCTCTACGTCCATTGCCGTGGTGGTTTCATCATGAG GTTGTCGCTGCTGACAGGAAAGTATGTGGTGATCAAAACCCCAGGAGTCACCAACGTTGCCGAGCGTCCGTGGGCTATGCCGCGCCTGAGCAAGTCTCGGAAGGGGGTTTACTGCACCATCATCGACATGCTAAAGCTCCAGGTATGGGTACTGACCGAAGAATCACCGATGGCGATGCCGGTGTGGGAGATGGCACATCATGCCGACCTCGAGCCCTCCATCAGGCAACTAATGCGCCAAAACCTTCAAAACTCAGAGAAGTCTTGGACCCTGGACGATCCCAGGAGACCGAAATCATGGACGGAGCAGAGATGCCGCGAATGGGACTCGGATAACGACGACGATGATGGCGCCGATGTCATCGGAGAAGAAGAAGGCGGGTACATTGGTTGGTTGGATTTCTTGGGGTATCATCCTCTCAAGGAGATTGTGTTGTTGGGCCACCAGTACGAGCGTTGCGCTTATGCCTACTACCTGAGCACTTCCAAGCTTGAGTACCTTGGTGATCTTTGTCCGGTGCCATGGGATGAGCATTATCCCGCTTGCGTGCAGGAGTCGTACGTGTATACTCCGTGCAGGATCGACATGCTTTCTGATGAGAATGGTGTCTCTGTTGATTTGAGTAAATGGGTTTCATAA
- the LOC119291383 gene encoding uncharacterized protein LOC119291383 isoform X2 codes for MDLPEEMLADILRRVPARHLAACRRVCAYWRATIDARRLLLPHLLPGAPRGVFINMAEGLRDTYFFARGGPTGGVDTRLVDAPTRWCTAFVDHRNGLLLCEASEGTRFVYNPATRRSAVLPPAPRAEPWSVASAAYLVFDPFVSLHHEVLLLPELPGEPQPPEPTDPPPPPPFNVARLFFADAESSGPPQIDTDDETDYEEDWLSSDSASEDEPRKRARPRQREHVEAKDTLGLMEWPPSPYVVQVFSSETGRWGERAFVREGRAPGTVADMWSDPLSPSHGMAFYLPDCGPRRRCAVYWRQSLYVHCRGGFIMRLSLLTGKYVVIKTPGVTNVAERPWAMPRLSKSRKGVYCTIIDMLKLQRSLGPWTIPGDRNHGRSRDAANGTRITTTMMAPMSSEKKKAGTLVGWISWGIILSRRLCCWATSTSVALMPTT; via the exons ATGGATCTCCCCGAAGAGATGCTTGCCGACATCCTGCGCCGCGTCCCGGCGCGCCACCTCGCCGCGTGCAGGCGCGTCTGTGCGTACTGGCGCGCCACCATCGACGCCCGCAGGCTGCTCCTTCCGCACCTCCTGCCGGGCGCGCCGCGCGGCGTCTTCATCAACATGGCCGAGGGCTTGCGCGACACCTACTTCTTCGCGCGCGGGGGGCCCACCGGCGGCGTGGACACCCGTCTCGTCGATGCGCCTACCAGGTGGTGCACAGCCTTCGTGGACCACCGCAACGGGCTCCTCCTGTGCGAGGCCAGCGAGGGCACGCGCTTCGTCTACAACCCGGCCACGCGGAGGTCGGCGGTCCTGCCGCCCGCGCCGCGCGCGGAGCCCTGGAGCGTCGCTTCGGCCGCGTACCTCGTGTTCGATCCCTTCGTGTCTCTCCACCACGAGGTTCTCCTGCTCCCCGAGCTGCCCGGCGAGCCCCAGCCCCCCGAACCCAccgacccgccgccgccaccgccgttcaACGTTGCGCGGCTCTTCTTCGCGGACGCCGAGTCGTCGGGGCCGCCTCAGATCGACACCGACGACGAAACGGACTACGAGGAGGACTGGTTGTCCTCGGACTCGGCGTCGGAGGATGAACCGCGGAAGCGTGCCAGGCCCCGTCAGCGCGAGCACGTCGAGGCGAAGGACACGTTGGGGCTTATGGAATGGCCGCCGTCGCCGTACGTGGTGCAGGTGTTCTCGTCCGAGACCGGCCGGTGGGGCGAGAGGGCGTTCGTCCGGGAAGGCAGAGCTCCAGGGACAGTGGCCGACATGTGGTCGGATCCACTGTCACCCAGCCACGGAATGGCATTTTATCTACCTGACTGCGGGCCGCGCCGCCGCTGCGCCGTCTACTGGCGGCAATCGCTCTACGTCCATTGCCGTGGTGGTTTCATCATGAG GTTGTCGCTGCTGACAGGAAAGTATGTGGTGATCAAAACCCCAGGAGTCACCAACGTTGCCGAGCGTCCGTGGGCTATGCCGCGCCTGAGCAAGTCTCGGAAGGGGGTTTACTGCACCATCATCGACATGCTAAAGCTCCAG AGAAGTCTTGGACCCTGGACGATCCCAGGAGACCGAAATCATGGACGGAGCAGAGATGCCGCGAATGGGACTCGGATAACGACGACGATGATGGCGCCGATGTCATCGGAGAAGAAGAAGGCGGGTACATTGGTTGGTTGGATTTCTTGGGGTATCATCCTCTCAAGGAGATTGTGTTGTTGGGCCACCAGTACGAGCGTTGCGCTTATGCCTACTACCTGA